Part of the Sulfurimonas denitrificans DSM 1251 genome is shown below.
AAAATTCTAATTCACTTGGGAAAAGATTATGCTGATAAAAATCCCATTTTGCATCTTTTACAACACTGCTTTCATATTTGTACCCGCTCTCTTTGAGCATTTTTGAAATGATTGTCTCTAATTTTTTTGCATCTTTTGCATAAAAATAGAACTCATTCCAATCATCTTTTACTCTAGAACCTGCATATACCGCTCTGTTTTCGTGTTCTAGCGCAACGATAAGAGACTCTTTAGTCTCAAAAAAAACTTCAAAACTATCAAAGTTTTCACTAATATTTCCAAACTTTACAAAGATACTGCAAAGCCAAGGATATAACTCTTTTTGAGACTCTATCTCTACATCAGCTTCTATCGCTACTAAAATTCCATCTTCAACTCTATTAAAAAATTCTCTCATATTTCTCTTTGGTTTTATTTTTATTTAATTATAGCCAAGATTAAAAAATAAAGATTAATTTTATCGATAATGATTATCGTTTTAATGTAAGATTAAGATTTTTTTATTACAATTCTCAAAATTAATTATGATATGAATTATCGTAATCATCAAAGGAATTAACATGAGATTTTTTACAAACAAAACACAGCTTAGTTTGGCAGCAGCCCTGATATTATCCTCTACACTTTCTGCAGATACCGCTTCAGATATTTTGGAGTTAAAACAAGAAATAGCGGATCTTCGTGAGCAGACTAAGATTCTAACAAACGAAACTAGCAACCTTCAAACAGGGTTTAACTACACAACGGTTGATACTGAGGCTTCACATAGTGGATTGGGCGCGGCAGCATCAAAAGTCTATTATTCAAAATCTCCACTTAGTATTGGTGGTTACGGAGAAATGTATTATTCCCATACTAATTCAGATAGTGGTAATTCTTCAAAGGTAGATGTTTACAGATTTGTTCCATATATAGGTTACAAGTTTTCTGATAACATTATTTTAAATGCAGAGCTTGAGTTTGAGCATGGTGGTGTTGAAAACAACAATGGTACTTCGGAGGGAGGAGAAGTAATTGTTGAATTTATGTATCTTGATTTTCTATTAAATAAAAATGCAAATATACGAGTTGGAAATATGCTTATGCCAATGGGTCTTATAAATGAAAGACATGAACCAACACTTTTCAACACCGTACAAAGACCATTAACTGCAAAATATTTGATTCCATCAACATGGAATGAGAGCGGCATTATGCTCTATGGAGATATTACTGAAGATTTTAAATACAAAATTGCTGGAATAACTTCACTTGATTCATCAATAGACAATGATAAAAACTGGCTTAGAGATGCAAGAGGTGGCTCTCTAACAAACAATAATCCTGAACTAGGAGTAGTCGCAAGAATTGACTATACAGGTGTAAATGGATTATTGGTAGGTGCCTCTGCTTATGCAGATTCTGATATTAATATTTTTGATGTTCATGCGGATTATAGTGTTGGGGCGTTTAGAAGTTATGGTACATACTCCATAGCAAATCGTTCAGAGGCTTTGGAACTTGCAGGTATTCTTTCTCAAAAAAAAGCTAAGGGTGGCTTTTTAAATTTAAGTTATGACATGTTTTCATTTATATCATCAGAAGATAAACTTCCAGTTTTTATACAGTACGAGAGCGTAAATCCAGCATATGAGTTAACAGACGGCAGCTCATTAGATGCAATTAAAACTACAACATTTGGTATAAACTATTTTCCTCATTCTCAGGTTGTTCTAAAAGCTGATTATGCAATGCAGAGTCAGGGAAGCGTTGATTCAGATACTTTTAGTCTTTCTATGGGCTTTATATTTTAAAATATTTTATTTTGCGCTGTTATTGACACAGCGCATTGACAAAAAAAAAATTATTTTATACAATCAAAGAAAATTAGGGACGACATCATCATGAAGCATATTTCACTTTTTTTTCTCATATTTTTGGCACTTCCTTTAAGTGCCAAACTACTTATACTTCCAGCAGAAGCTATGCAGAAAAATTATGGACCCGAAGCAACAATTAGTGAAGAAAATTTATTGCTTACAAACGCTCAAGCACAAAAAATACAACAAGAATCAAAAACAAAATTATCTACCAACATTGTTAAAGTATTTAAAGCTACAAAAAATAGTACTACTCTAGGCTATGGGATTCTTATAAATGAAAAAGTACGCTCTAAAAATGCTGTCGTTTTATATGTTATTTCCGACGAATCAACTTTAAAAAGTATTGAGATTGTAGCTTTTAATGAGCCTATGGAGTATTTACCATCAAAAAAGTGGGTTTTACAGCTTAGTAGCACAGGCGATGTGCCAAATACTACAGGGGCAACCATGAGTGCAAAAAACATAATAGACGGTTCCAAAAAAGCTCTCGCTATCTATAAAGAAATGCTTAAAGGCAAATAGTGAAATTTACTGTTATAAAAAATATCCAAAAAAATAGTCCTATGAGCCTTATTTTACGAGGCTTCCTTCTTTTTATACTTATTTATCTTATCTCTGATATTTTTGTTTTAAAGTCAAGTTTTGGGATTAGCTTTGATGGAGTAAACTCAACACTCTTTGGGAATGAAGAGTTATATATAGACGCTATAAATGAAGCCTCATTTTTAGAGTTTTGGCACACTCAAATTTTCTTTATCATGATGATTTTACTAACTCTTAGCTCGATTTTTATAAGAGTTGCAAACAGAAGCAGAGCCATTTTAACAAATGCACTAATGCTCAGTGCTATCGCTTCACTCATCTCACTTCCTCTTGCTTTTTATCTATCAAACTTTTTTACAAATATATATGTCATAACATATTTTTTCTGGCACGCTATTGCTTTATATATGATTTTATATGCTCTGTGGAAACTAAATGCAACAAGCGTATAAACTCTCAATTTTTTACTATTTACTATTTTCTTTACTTCTAATTTTTAGTGCTGTGATGCTCTTTGAGCACAAAATCGGATTTAGCTATAACTCTGTTTTGGAGTACTATATCGGAAATGAAGAGAAGTTTATTCCAGCTCAGAGTGCTGCTGGAATCTTAAAGATTGTTTTGCCACATATCTTTGTATTTGGACTCTTGACAATGGTTCTTTTACACTTTTTAGTATTTACAAACCTAAAGAGCAGAAGAGTTTTTTTAATACTGATTTATGCTACTTTTGCCACTGCTTTTTTAGAGATTTTTGCACCATTTATGATTATTAGCGGATGGTGGTTTTTTGCATATATAAAACTACTCTTTTTTTTCCTTTTTTTAGCTCTAACACTCTTTATTTTATGGCTTTTATTTAGAAAAATTAGATAGATTTTTTACGTATGAAGCTATATTTTTACTTATTACTATCTCTTTATCACTCTGCACAATGATATAAGCGACATCAAGAGTATCTAAAAACTCATACGCTTTATTTGTTGGCATAACAGAGGCAGCCGTTGCATAAGCATCTAAAGAAGCGCTAGAGAGAGAACTTATAAGCGTTATAGAGGCAAAAAGCATTTGTGGTTTTTTCGCTTTTGGATCAATTAGATGATTATTCTCTTTTGATAAAATATATCTATTGTAGTTTCCACTCGTTGAGATACCCATATCACTTTTAAGTGTCTCAAATGAGAGTAGTCTAGACTCTTCATCAAAGGGGTTTTGAACCTCTATCTTACATGTAGATAAACATCTTATATCTCCACTTGCAGAGATTATCGCATCATCTACTTGCATTTTCTTTAAATAGTCTGCTACTTTTTGGACACCAAAACCTTTTCCCATACCACCCAAATCTACTTTCATCCCATCTTCTATAAACGCCTCTTTTTCATTAAACTTAAGAGCATTAAAATCAATTTTAGCACTCTTTAACTCCGAAGCACTTGCAACCCTTTCATCCTCGCCAAATCTATACAAATCTTTTGTAATTGAGCCAACTGTTATATCAAAATAGCCATAACTTACTTTATAGTAATATTTACATAAAGATAGCGCCTCGTATAAATAAGCATCTAAAGATACATGTAGATTTTTATTTAATAGAAAAACTTTTGCGTCTTTGTTATATGAAGAGAGAGACATATCTACACTTTTCATAATTTCAAAACCATCTTCAATGTATTTTTCGTTTTTTTTATCGGTTTTTATTGTTATGAAAGTGGACATTATAACTTGTGTACGAGAAGTTGTTTTGGCTTCTAGGAGCCAAAACATAGATAAGAGTAAAAAAAGAAGTTTCAAGGTCTAAAAAATGTGCTAAATATCTATAATTTCATTTATCTCTAAAGCAAATCCACTAAGCCCTACAAATTCAGTATGGCTAGAAGATGAGAGAAGATTCATCTTTGAGATACCAAAAGACTTAAGTATCTGAGCCCCTATTCCAAACTCTTTCATCGCAGCGTTATCGTTGTGTGTTGGCTTATTTATAAAGATAAGAACTCCACTGTTTTGTTTTAGATACTCTATGGAAGAGATAAGGTTGTGGTATTTTTTTTGATTTAGTAAAAGTTCTATATCTGGTATAACATTATGAACTCTTACATTTGCTACTGATGTAATTTTATGAAAAACAATCGCAGTGTGTTCTATCTTATCGTGATCTAAAAAAGTGTGTTTTTTAACTTTCGTATCAAAAAATTCTATCTCCTCAACACTAGCTTCACTTACAAGCCTCTCATTAGCAAGACGATACTCAACTATATCAGAGATAAAAACTGTTTTAAGGTTATGTTTCTCTCCAAATATATCAAGATCATCACGACGAGCCATAGTGCCATCTTCTTTTATTATCTCGCATATAACAGCTGACTCACTAAGCCCAGCTAAACGACACAAATCAACAGAGCCTTCAGTATGTCCAGTTCTAACAAGCGTTCCACCGTCTTTTGCTATAAGAGGAAATATATGCCCAGGTTTTACAAGCTCATCTGCATGACTTATAGGATTTGCCAAAATCTTAATAGTATCGTCTCTCTCTCCAGCAGATATACCAGTGAGCGCATTTTTTGCATCAACAGAGACCGTAAATGCTGTCTCATAAGAAGATGTGTTTGAGCTTACCATCGGGTTTAATGCAAGTCTTGTTGCAATAGATCTGTTTATCGCAACACAAATAAGTCCTCTTGCATGTGTAGCCATAAAGTTTACATGCACAGGAGTAGAAAATGCTGAAGCATAAACTAAATCGCCCTCATTTTCTCTATCTTCATCATCTATCATGATAACCATTCGCCCTCGTTTTATCTCTTCAATAGCCTCTAATACTCTTTGTGTAGGTGTCATATATACTTCTTTGTTTTAATTGCGCAGATTATATATAAATGTTGATTAAATTTAGTTCAAACCACTTTTTATAATTTAACAATGGTTTACTTGACAAAGATAGCTTATTTGCCTATAATTCCACTCCAACAAACGAATTAAATTTGTTTGTAATGACGCGGAATAGAGCAGTTCGGTAGCTCGTCGGGCTCATAACCCGAAGGTCACAGGTTCAAATCCTGTTTCCGCAACCAATTTTCTACTTTAAATGATGGGGATTCGCCAAGTGGTAAGGCCTCGGCTTTTGGTGCCGATATTCATAGGTTCGAATCCTATATCCCCATCCACAAACCCCCTATTTTAGGTATGTCGCGGAATAGAGCAGCACGGTAGCTCGACGGGCTCATAACCCGTAGGTCATAGGTTCAAATCCTATTTCCGCAACCAAAAACCCCATAAACTCGGACTTTTCAGCCTCTTTTAAAATCTCTTCAAAAAAGCACTCGGCAGTAACTCGGCATTTTTACCCCCTATTCCATCTTAAAAGTTACACTCGGCAGTTAGTTTGCATTTTGTAATCTATATAAATTTAAAGAAGTTGTTAAAATCTATTTTATCATTTAAAAATTTAAAAAGTGCCTCAAATCAATTTTAAATTTATTTTAGATACAATGCCATAAAATAGAGATATAAGGTTAATAAAACAGGTGCCACTAGAAGAGAGTTTTGAACAAAACCCACTGCTAAAGTGTGTTAAAAATATATTAGATTTCTACTTTGGCGATGTTAGCTTTAAGACACTTAGTGCTTTTTTTATACATAGCAACACTTTTGATACAGCGCAAGCTCAAGAGATTTTAAAAAATTTCAACTTAAGCGTTATAGAGAAAAAGATATCTGCTGACACAATTCCAAAACATTTCTTGCCTAGTATTATCTTTGATGCTGAAGCAAACCCACTAGTGTTTCTAAGAAAAACTCAAGATAAAGCTACTGTTTTTGATCCACAAGATGGTAAAGAAAAACAGATAGATATCAAAAAATTAAAAGCGTACAAGAGAGCATTTCTTATATTTAAAGATACACAACATGTAAAATATCTTGAATCAACAGAGAACAAAGCTTGGTTTTATGAACCATTGAAATCGCACTACAGAGCTTACATTGAAATAGCCATTATTACCCTTTTTATAAATGTTTTTGCTCTTGCAATTCCTCTTTTCATTATGAATATATATAACAGAGTCGTTCCAAATCAAGCTTATGAGACGCTGTTTGTTTTAGCCAGCGGAACTATTCTTGTTCTTATTTTTGATGTTATTTTAAAATATTCAAGAACTCATATACTTGATGGGATTTCAAAAAAAGTTGGGCTTTTTTGGGAAGAGGAGCTAATGAATAAGATGATGCTTGTTGATGTAGAGTTTGATAAACAGCTCTCGGGGAGTAAGGCAAATCTATTTAAGGAAATCCAGCAAATTCGTGATTTTTTTACAAACAGATCTCTAACACAGATTATAGATTTTCCATTTTTTCTAATTGCAATACTTGTTATTTATATAATTTCACCTACTGTTGCTGTTATTCCATTTATAGCTGCTTTGCTTATCATGATTTTTAATTTTTTGATGCAACATCCAATCTCCAAACTAAGCAAAAACAATTCTGAAAACATCCAATCAAAATATAGTTTTATATTTGAATCCATTCAAGGCGCACAAAGCATAAAACTAAGTAATGCTGCACCAACTAGAATGTTTTTATGGAGAAACATAGTAGCTTTTGTTGATGGCGTTGGCATAAAAATCCAATCTCTCCATGCACTCTCAACTAATATCTCACAATTTATCCTTCAGTTAGTTACTGTTCTTGTTGTTATTGTTGGAGTCTTTGAGATATCAAATCAAAACTTAAGTGTTGGTGGACTAATAGCTGTTACTATGCTTGCAAGCAGAGCCATGGTTCCAATAGTTAGTTTATCTAGCATACTTATAAGACTAAAAGAGATGGGTGAGTCCATAGATAGAGTCGATGAGTTTATCTCTCTTCCTGCTGAAGATAATTCAACTACTGAAGCTGGCATAGGAAAAATAGAAGGAAAAATAGAGTTTAAAAATGTGACTTACAAATTTAATAACAGCAAACATCCATCAATTGATAGTGTCACGTTTACTATCCAACCAGGTGAAAAAGTAGGTATCATTGGACAAACTGGAGCTGGTAAAACTACTCTTTTAAAACTTCTTATGGGTCTATACAAACCAACCAGTGGTTCAATATATCTGGACAATCATGATATTACAACCATTCATCCTGTTGAGATTAGACAAAATATCGGCATTATGCCTCAAGAGCCATTTTTATTTAATGCAACTATAAAAGAGAATATTGAACTATTTCGTCCTATTAGTAAAACAAGAATGATGGAGATTATTACATT
Proteins encoded:
- a CDS encoding DUF695 domain-containing protein gives rise to the protein MREFFNRVEDGILVAIEADVEIESQKELYPWLCSIFVKFGNISENFDSFEVFFETKESLIVALEHENRAVYAGSRVKDDWNEFYFYAKDAKKLETIISKMLKESGYKYESSVVKDAKWDFYQHNLFPSELEFCHIESDKIIFLLQEEGDKLDVKRDVEHYASFDTATQKERFVANALLCGFEFKDDVSSEEFDHGVALVKEHTIQNDEVKNVVEELYELIKKEHGYYEGWSTTLANQDS
- a CDS encoding FMN-binding protein — translated: MKHISLFFLIFLALPLSAKLLILPAEAMQKNYGPEATISEENLLLTNAQAQKIQQESKTKLSTNIVKVFKATKNSTTLGYGILINEKVRSKNAVVLYVISDESTLKSIEIVAFNEPMEYLPSKKWVLQLSSTGDVPNTTGATMSAKNIIDGSKKALAIYKEMLKGK
- a CDS encoding FAD:protein FMN transferase gives rise to the protein MFWLLEAKTTSRTQVIMSTFITIKTDKKNEKYIEDGFEIMKSVDMSLSSYNKDAKVFLLNKNLHVSLDAYLYEALSLCKYYYKVSYGYFDITVGSITKDLYRFGEDERVASASELKSAKIDFNALKFNEKEAFIEDGMKVDLGGMGKGFGVQKVADYLKKMQVDDAIISASGDIRCLSTCKIEVQNPFDEESRLLSFETLKSDMGISTSGNYNRYILSKENNHLIDPKAKKPQMLFASITLISSLSSASLDAYATAASVMPTNKAYEFLDTLDVAYIIVQSDKEIVISKNIASYVKNLSNFSK
- a CDS encoding bifunctional 3,4-dihydroxy-2-butanone 4-phosphate synthase/GTP cyclohydrolase II; amino-acid sequence: MTPTQRVLEAIEEIKRGRMVIMIDDEDRENEGDLVYASAFSTPVHVNFMATHARGLICVAINRSIATRLALNPMVSSNTSSYETAFTVSVDAKNALTGISAGERDDTIKILANPISHADELVKPGHIFPLIAKDGGTLVRTGHTEGSVDLCRLAGLSESAVICEIIKEDGTMARRDDLDIFGEKHNLKTVFISDIVEYRLANERLVSEASVEEIEFFDTKVKKHTFLDHDKIEHTAIVFHKITSVANVRVHNVIPDIELLLNQKKYHNLISSIEYLKQNSGVLIFINKPTHNDNAAMKEFGIGAQILKSFGISKMNLLSSSSHTEFVGLSGFALEINEIIDI
- a CDS encoding type I secretion system permease/ATPase, with translation MPLEESFEQNPLLKCVKNILDFYFGDVSFKTLSAFFIHSNTFDTAQAQEILKNFNLSVIEKKISADTIPKHFLPSIIFDAEANPLVFLRKTQDKATVFDPQDGKEKQIDIKKLKAYKRAFLIFKDTQHVKYLESTENKAWFYEPLKSHYRAYIEIAIITLFINVFALAIPLFIMNIYNRVVPNQAYETLFVLASGTILVLIFDVILKYSRTHILDGISKKVGLFWEEELMNKMMLVDVEFDKQLSGSKANLFKEIQQIRDFFTNRSLTQIIDFPFFLIAILVIYIISPTVAVIPFIAALLIMIFNFLMQHPISKLSKNNSENIQSKYSFIFESIQGAQSIKLSNAAPTRMFLWRNIVAFVDGVGIKIQSLHALSTNISQFILQLVTVLVVIVGVFEISNQNLSVGGLIAVTMLASRAMVPIVSLSSILIRLKEMGESIDRVDEFISLPAEDNSTTEAGIGKIEGKIEFKNVTYKFNNSKHPSIDSVTFTIQPGEKVGIIGQTGAGKTTLLKLLMGLYKPTSGSIYLDNHDITTIHPVEIRQNIGIMPQEPFLFNATIKENIELFRPISKTRMMEIITFIGLGDLIKKSGKGDALQVGERGCNLSVGQRHLVGLARALAPNPPMLILDEPTTGLDMGSERRLIDKLKGGLSPDKTLLVITHRLAALDLVDRIIVINDGKIVADGPKNKVLQALQTPIKKEMA